The following proteins are encoded in a genomic region of Chryseobacterium cucumeris:
- a CDS encoding TIGR02594 family protein, protein MADKGYIIIEGATAYCSSSVTNNSNGTAVPMEVKSQKKKLGKNKYFAQNKPVATYLDDKADSFGGGNGFGNCKGSDGKTYPCKGKCNIKYKDYYENVEFNKSMKILLDASTGNCPGYGVPGTIAFATTGQANNVSQIDVKEADEFSVANTSPQWPSSSASQASIAVSSISMVRPIPSDKLSGTYYYIKGMNGPLLPIMNPFGGDNLDLKAQFKGDEKKIIWALFKGEGTKDKIKTFIGLGSSFSQSMSKIFDGLTEGKYRLEAYGKKAGDAKCSLNVEVIQDFVKKIVSPGSSTLINIPLPLSIERKLNSTTDQAKILNRGFFMPVNTVHWTVKQGTAVLYNSSSGASSSHLVSVTGAGDRVILTFKNAGKYTVEAFTDPTDPKPQSVEIKIENSLGVMGVKGEPGLVRFSDTIKVQASKFNVNYMPSGTSVYWYLKKEGIGRVALFENSPSFRTGTINKKVAELLYNDAKLGSNQYFGKYILEAYANPLGAGKQPGFSGSDCFNFEVIQNVIDKFTLPAANIPKGTKIKYTATARIAALVGNEAIKIEVPDTVTNNGDGTITFNDLGEYTISAYLTGDYTDGKKIEAKVKVSEPAVKRALWAYGTGVKRTETGFGEETYGFIEIDGLQNQTLKVKIWVKGEGDDFYKEKDKYMLEEKTVTLNNEGKASFLIITNDDYKKKLLAAIPKTTENPNPSYRLVFTVELQAASSADIVLPGNITIQGTKPVVVDSTTTYLEVLDSNEELTITSEQKIVSIMFSTEDGKDIQRMQTFYGKTHKLWVHTVNMTEETLKIDVLKEIPKEGLNEKDHITYTHESKQSYNEEKTGKDGLLEVAFTAKEEWKNPPKNFDYYIAQVSRQVQDPADPKKKVWKIEKSQFTINSTLPADLVRTEDMEKLGIKAYKKDGTPFTKEEMLELRKQFIFYESGCLKVSQKETPEAIDNDVMPVVVEMAEVRKQKTCYCNRDFTESEIRSLVKHMRGKEEIWESTDMDRESFADLTMELNAMFRKYDINKCIQKIAFLANVYSETSFFRTAGEESSSHASSGYKYKGRGIQQLTGDGSDPVAYKDYDEKVPEDIVTYPELVATKLYLAVDSGGWFWSVYKKIPNWKENPNKNYSQAEKDAMKFKREYFSKALGKTLNETALLMEDEEERYYFLICKVLNGYTLTHKLEVNPNGWADRKQGLSNLKAWFKYDKKVCDGEVVAMPNLEGRAPWMELVWKEEAKNLVETGANKEIQKFFDGTPYENDMKNGTKDETDIAWCAAFVNWIMKHYGYEGVTTDKGYDAVRALKWATWAEGKDLGKPVYGAIAVKTRSGGGHVGFVAGKKGNKVVILGGNQSQKLYCVSYDISDYFAYVVPKNYEITDADYNLPEYKGNPGAKGSEL, encoded by the coding sequence ATGGCGGATAAAGGATACATCATTATAGAAGGAGCCACTGCGTACTGCAGCAGCTCTGTAACCAACAACTCCAATGGTACGGCCGTTCCGATGGAAGTGAAAAGCCAGAAAAAAAAACTGGGCAAAAACAAATATTTTGCACAAAATAAACCTGTAGCGACTTATCTTGATGATAAAGCAGATAGTTTCGGAGGCGGAAACGGATTCGGGAACTGCAAAGGTTCAGACGGGAAAACCTATCCTTGTAAAGGCAAATGCAATATCAAATATAAAGACTACTACGAAAACGTAGAATTCAATAAGAGTATGAAAATCCTGTTGGATGCTTCTACAGGGAACTGTCCGGGATATGGTGTTCCCGGAACAATTGCTTTTGCAACCACCGGGCAGGCCAATAATGTTTCACAGATAGATGTCAAAGAAGCTGATGAGTTTTCAGTAGCCAATACTTCGCCACAATGGCCGTCATCCTCTGCTTCTCAGGCAAGCATAGCAGTGTCATCCATTTCAATGGTAAGACCGATACCGAGTGATAAATTAAGTGGTACTTATTACTATATCAAAGGAATGAATGGCCCGCTTCTTCCTATTATGAACCCTTTTGGTGGTGATAACCTGGACTTAAAAGCCCAGTTCAAAGGTGATGAGAAAAAAATCATCTGGGCGTTGTTCAAAGGGGAAGGAACAAAAGATAAAATAAAAACATTTATTGGATTGGGAAGCAGTTTCAGCCAATCCATGAGTAAAATATTCGATGGACTTACAGAAGGAAAGTACCGGCTGGAAGCTTATGGTAAAAAAGCAGGCGATGCCAAATGCTCTCTCAATGTGGAAGTTATACAGGATTTTGTTAAGAAAATTGTTAGTCCAGGTTCTTCAACGTTGATTAATATTCCTTTACCTCTATCCATTGAACGTAAACTCAACAGTACAACAGATCAGGCAAAAATACTGAACAGAGGATTCTTTATGCCTGTAAATACCGTTCACTGGACTGTAAAGCAGGGAACAGCTGTTCTGTATAACAGTTCTTCCGGAGCTTCTTCATCACACCTTGTTTCTGTAACGGGTGCTGGCGATCGTGTCATTCTTACCTTTAAAAATGCCGGTAAATATACGGTAGAAGCATTTACAGATCCCACAGATCCCAAACCGCAATCTGTGGAGATTAAGATTGAAAACAGTCTGGGTGTCATGGGAGTAAAAGGAGAACCGGGTCTGGTGAGATTCAGTGATACCATTAAAGTGCAGGCTTCGAAGTTTAATGTCAATTATATGCCTTCGGGCACTTCCGTATATTGGTATCTTAAAAAGGAAGGTATAGGAAGAGTAGCTTTATTTGAAAACTCTCCTTCCTTCAGAACAGGTACAATCAATAAAAAGGTAGCTGAACTTCTGTATAATGATGCAAAACTGGGCAGCAATCAATATTTCGGGAAATATATACTCGAAGCTTATGCTAATCCTTTGGGAGCGGGAAAGCAGCCTGGTTTTTCCGGATCAGACTGTTTTAATTTTGAGGTGATTCAAAATGTCATAGATAAATTTACCCTTCCGGCAGCTAATATTCCGAAAGGAACAAAAATAAAATATACGGCAACGGCAAGAATTGCTGCGCTGGTTGGCAATGAAGCCATAAAAATAGAAGTTCCTGATACAGTGACCAATAACGGAGACGGGACCATTACATTCAATGATCTCGGCGAATACACTATTTCTGCCTATTTAACAGGAGATTATACCGATGGAAAGAAAATAGAAGCGAAAGTAAAAGTTTCTGAACCTGCTGTAAAAAGGGCGCTGTGGGCTTATGGAACCGGTGTGAAACGTACCGAAACAGGATTCGGAGAGGAAACCTATGGATTTATTGAAATTGACGGACTGCAGAATCAGACGTTAAAAGTAAAAATCTGGGTAAAAGGCGAAGGTGATGATTTCTATAAAGAGAAAGATAAATACATGCTGGAAGAGAAAACAGTTACTCTTAATAACGAAGGCAAAGCTTCATTCCTTATCATCACGAATGATGATTACAAGAAAAAATTGCTGGCTGCTATCCCTAAAACGACAGAAAATCCGAACCCGTCTTACCGTCTGGTATTCACGGTAGAGCTTCAGGCAGCTTCATCTGCGGATATTGTACTTCCGGGAAATATTACCATTCAGGGAACGAAACCTGTGGTGGTAGACAGCACCACAACTTATCTTGAAGTTTTGGATTCCAATGAAGAACTGACCATCACTTCCGAACAGAAAATTGTATCGATTATGTTCTCTACCGAAGATGGTAAAGATATTCAGCGGATGCAGACTTTCTATGGCAAAACCCATAAGCTTTGGGTTCATACCGTTAATATGACGGAAGAAACTCTGAAGATTGATGTGCTGAAGGAGATTCCCAAAGAAGGATTAAACGAAAAAGATCATATCACCTATACCCACGAAAGCAAACAAAGTTATAACGAGGAAAAAACAGGAAAAGACGGCCTGCTGGAAGTGGCCTTCACCGCAAAAGAAGAATGGAAAAATCCACCGAAAAACTTTGACTATTACATAGCGCAGGTTTCCCGCCAGGTACAGGATCCCGCAGATCCCAAAAAGAAAGTCTGGAAAATAGAAAAAAGCCAGTTTACGATCAACAGTACACTTCCGGCCGATCTGGTTAGAACAGAGGATATGGAAAAACTGGGGATTAAAGCGTATAAAAAAGACGGAACCCCCTTTACAAAAGAAGAAATGCTGGAACTAAGAAAGCAGTTTATCTTCTACGAAAGTGGCTGTCTTAAAGTATCTCAGAAAGAGACCCCCGAAGCTATTGATAATGATGTGATGCCTGTGGTGGTGGAAATGGCGGAGGTGAGAAAACAGAAAACATGCTATTGTAATCGTGATTTTACTGAAAGTGAAATCAGAAGTTTGGTAAAACATATGCGTGGTAAAGAAGAAATATGGGAATCTACAGACATGGATCGTGAAAGTTTTGCAGATTTAACAATGGAGTTGAATGCTATGTTTAGAAAATATGATATTAATAAATGCATTCAAAAAATAGCATTTTTAGCAAATGTTTATTCTGAAACCAGTTTTTTTAGAACAGCAGGAGAAGAATCAAGTTCACATGCCTCGAGTGGATACAAATATAAAGGTCGCGGAATACAGCAGCTTACTGGGGATGGGAGTGATCCTGTTGCATATAAAGATTATGATGAAAAAGTTCCTGAAGATATTGTTACATATCCTGAATTAGTGGCCACTAAACTTTATTTAGCGGTAGACAGTGGCGGTTGGTTTTGGTCAGTTTATAAAAAAATACCAAATTGGAAGGAAAACCCTAATAAAAACTATTCTCAAGCAGAAAAAGATGCAATGAAGTTTAAAAGAGAATACTTTAGTAAGGCATTAGGGAAAACATTAAATGAAACTGCACTATTGATGGAGGATGAAGAAGAACGTTACTATTTTTTAATTTGTAAAGTATTAAACGGCTATACTCTGACTCATAAATTAGAAGTAAATCCTAATGGATGGGCAGATAGAAAACAAGGTCTTTCCAATCTTAAAGCATGGTTTAAATACGATAAAAAAGTATGCGATGGGGAAGTAGTAGCAATGCCAAATCTTGAAGGCAGAGCACCATGGATGGAGCTGGTTTGGAAAGAAGAAGCTAAGAACCTTGTTGAAACCGGAGCCAATAAAGAAATCCAGAAATTTTTTGATGGAACTCCTTATGAAAATGATATGAAAAATGGCACAAAAGATGAAACAGATATCGCTTGGTGTGCTGCTTTTGTCAACTGGATTATGAAACATTATGGTTACGAAGGAGTTACTACAGATAAAGGATATGATGCTGTAAGAGCATTAAAGTGGGCAACTTGGGCTGAAGGTAAAGATCTCGGAAAACCAGTATATGGAGCAATAGCTGTAAAAACTAGATCAGGAGGTGGACACGTAGGGTTTGTTGCAGGAAAAAAAGGAAATAAAGTAGTTATTTTAGGAGGAAATCAATCGCAAAAGCTTTATTGTGTATCTTATGATATTTCTGACTATTTTGCATATGTTGTTCCAAAAAATTACGAAATTACTGATGCCGATTATAATTTACCAGAATATAAAGGAAATCCCGGCGCAAAAGGATCTGAACTTTAA